In a genomic window of Synechococcales cyanobacterium T60_A2020_003:
- a CDS encoding RNA-binding protein → MSIRLYVGNLPKEVEKQELQAIFEEYGDAASAKVITDRKTGKCRGFGFVTVKDDETADQIIEKFNGYEFKETSLKIEKALPRSKGKDEAIEAPSVSSAPARRSKGGNGKSRRSSSEGTSTSSDSVQPDPRWAKELEKLKDLLATQTANS, encoded by the coding sequence ATGTCCATCCGTTTATACGTGGGTAATTTGCCTAAAGAAGTAGAAAAGCAAGAGCTGCAAGCCATTTTTGAAGAATATGGTGATGCTGCATCTGCCAAGGTCATTACAGATCGGAAGACCGGCAAATGCCGTGGCTTCGGTTTTGTAACCGTCAAGGATGATGAAACTGCTGATCAAATCATTGAAAAATTTAACGGTTACGAGTTCAAGGAAACAAGCTTGAAGATCGAAAAGGCATTACCTCGCTCTAAAGGTAAGGATGAAGCGATCGAGGCTCCCAGTGTCAGCAGTGCACCCGCTCGTCGTAGCAAGGGTGGTAATGGTAAATCCCGCCGATCCTCCTCGGAAGGCACCTCGACCTCAAGTGACTCCGTACAACCCGATCCTCGCTGGGCGAAAGAGTTGGAGAAGCTGAAAGATCTTTTAGCAACTCAAACGGCGAACTCGTAG
- a CDS encoding MinD/ParA family protein, which translates to MLKIVAIHSFRGGTGKSNVTANIATILASWGQRVGIIDTDLQSPGIHILFSLDQDKLSYTLNDYLWKDCEINDAAYDVTPAQLASALNDGKIFLAPGSFRAEDITRIVNEGYDMERLSGGIHDLGDRLNLDYVLIDTHPGLNQETLLAMALADLLVFILRPDSQDFQGTAVMIDVARQLGIPDILTVVNRVLPALDISQVKALVEKTFQVPVAGILPNCDDLMLLASRGLFVLNHPKHPFTEELEAIACRIKA; encoded by the coding sequence GTGTTAAAAATCGTAGCCATTCACTCCTTTCGAGGTGGCACAGGAAAATCCAACGTTACGGCGAACATTGCTACAATCCTAGCGAGTTGGGGCCAGCGGGTCGGTATTATCGATACAGATTTACAGTCTCCGGGGATCCACATCCTCTTCAGTTTGGATCAAGACAAGCTGTCCTATACATTGAATGATTATCTGTGGAAGGACTGCGAAATCAACGACGCAGCCTACGACGTTACTCCTGCCCAGCTTGCCTCTGCGCTTAATGATGGAAAGATTTTTCTAGCGCCTGGTAGTTTCCGGGCCGAGGATATTACACGCATCGTGAATGAAGGCTATGATATGGAACGACTGAGTGGCGGCATCCATGATTTGGGCGATCGCCTCAATCTAGACTACGTGCTAATTGACACCCATCCAGGGCTAAACCAAGAGACACTGCTTGCTATGGCTCTGGCTGATTTACTCGTCTTCATCCTGCGTCCAGATAGTCAGGATTTTCAGGGAACAGCCGTTATGATTGATGTTGCTAGACAACTGGGGATTCCCGACATCCTAACAGTGGTCAATAGGGTACTGCCTGCACTCGATATTAGCCAAGTCAAGGCACTAGTCGAGAAAACCTTCCAGGTTCCCGTTGCTGGAATTTTGCCCAACTGTGATGATTTGATGCTGCTGGCGAGTCGTGGGCTATTCGTTCTAAATCATCCTAAACACCCGTTTACTGAAGAACTAGAGGCGATTGCCTGCCGAATTAAAGCCTGA
- a CDS encoding helix-turn-helix transcriptional regulator has protein sequence MTTFEEIHQFFDNPPPFYLNKELAVCYVLATLVRHDSYGTELINLLEHEHPSYRLSDTVLYSALKFLEDAGTITGYWKKVEGRGRPRRMYQIQPEWQAKASELASLWHKYVSPQALPTPVLNGRGRRS, from the coding sequence ATGACGACCTTTGAAGAAATCCATCAGTTTTTCGATAATCCTCCTCCTTTCTACCTCAACAAGGAGTTAGCCGTATGCTACGTTCTTGCGACCTTGGTTCGCCATGACTCCTACGGCACAGAGTTAATTAACCTGTTAGAGCACGAGCATCCTAGCTATCGCCTATCTGACACCGTGCTTTACAGCGCTCTAAAGTTTTTGGAGGACGCAGGCACCATTACAGGCTACTGGAAAAAGGTTGAGGGACGGGGTCGTCCCCGTCGGATGTATCAAATCCAGCCAGAATGGCAGGCGAAAGCGTCGGAGTTGGCGTCTCTATGGCACAAGTATGTATCTCCGCAAGCACTCCCTACACCAGTTTTGAATGGCAGAGGTCGGCGCTCTTAA
- a CDS encoding response regulator transcription factor — protein MLTLEATKSNAEVSLGRVLVVEDEALIRDTIALALSDEGYEVLLAEDGRQALEMTHQSSDAGSHLIGVDLIILDLMLPYVNGLDLCRLIRHSGDNVPILILSAKGSETDRVVGLEVGADDYLAKPFGMRELVARCRALLRRYRHSQPSSEPQEATLQFKDITLYPQECRVTVRGEEINLSPKEFRILELFISHPRRVWSREQLIERVWGPDFMGDSKTVDVHIRWLREKLENDPSHPQYLMTVRGFGYRLG, from the coding sequence ATGCTGACCTTAGAAGCAACAAAATCCAACGCAGAAGTTTCGCTAGGACGAGTGCTGGTTGTTGAGGATGAGGCTCTGATTCGAGATACAATTGCTCTAGCCTTATCAGACGAAGGATACGAGGTTCTGCTTGCAGAAGATGGCAGGCAAGCCTTGGAGATGACCCACCAAAGTTCTGATGCCGGGTCTCATCTAATCGGTGTTGACCTCATCATTCTCGACTTAATGTTGCCCTATGTGAACGGGTTAGATTTGTGTCGTTTAATCCGTCACAGTGGGGATAACGTTCCAATTTTAATTTTGAGTGCAAAAGGAAGTGAAACCGATCGAGTAGTCGGACTTGAAGTGGGAGCAGATGACTACTTAGCCAAACCTTTTGGGATGCGTGAACTAGTTGCTCGATGTCGGGCTTTACTGCGGCGTTACCGTCATAGCCAACCGTCCTCCGAACCTCAGGAAGCGACCTTACAATTTAAAGACATCACCCTTTATCCACAAGAGTGCCGCGTTACGGTTCGTGGCGAGGAAATCAACCTCTCGCCCAAAGAATTTCGTATTCTAGAGCTGTTTATTAGCCATCCGCGCCGAGTGTGGTCACGCGAGCAGTTGATTGAACGGGTCTGGGGGCCGGATTTTATGGGAGATAGTAAAACGGTTGATGTTCATATCCGCTGGCTCCGGGAGAAGCTTGAGAACGATCCGAGTCATCCACAATATCTAATGACTGTGCGCGGATTTGGCTACCGCTTGGGTTGA
- a CDS encoding class I SAM-dependent methyltransferase — MTMTMSKQQFFNAWASSYDWLLPSVFYQAAHQHMMDYVDLKERASVLDIGCGTGRLLYRLNDRYPGINGIGIDFSLQMLRQARQQRGDRTRLIFIQGRADSLRFADEQFDTVFCTFSFMHYPDPDRVLAEVYRVLKPGGQFYLLDPLLSLLDPLLSSAYRIQHLPLSPRGIRFYSAGDRDALAQHANFGPGRHYPIFFVSLLSIFEK; from the coding sequence ATGACTATGACTATGAGTAAGCAGCAGTTCTTTAATGCATGGGCATCGTCTTACGATTGGTTGCTTCCATCGGTGTTTTACCAAGCTGCACATCAGCACATGATGGACTATGTAGACCTCAAGGAACGGGCTAGCGTTCTAGATATTGGGTGTGGAACCGGACGACTACTGTATCGGTTGAACGATCGGTACCCTGGCATTAACGGCATTGGAATCGATTTCTCTCTGCAGATGCTGCGGCAAGCCCGTCAACAGCGGGGCGATCGCACCCGTCTCATTTTTATCCAAGGCCGTGCAGACTCGCTCCGTTTTGCAGATGAGCAGTTTGATACGGTCTTTTGTACGTTTAGCTTTATGCATTATCCCGACCCCGACCGAGTACTGGCCGAAGTCTATCGGGTGCTGAAGCCAGGAGGCCAGTTTTATCTATTAGATCCCCTATTGTCTCTATTAGATCCCCTATTATCCTCCGCATATAGAATTCAGCACCTGCCCTTATCTCCACGCGGCATTCGCTTTTACTCAGCAGGCGATCGCGATGCCCTAGCGCAGCACGCAAATTTCGGTCCAGGGAGGCATTATCCCATCTTTTTCGTATCCCTCCTCAGTATTTTTGAGAAGTAA